A genomic segment from Neodiprion lecontei isolate iyNeoLeco1 chromosome 1, iyNeoLeco1.1, whole genome shotgun sequence encodes:
- the LOC107222043 gene encoding SET and MYND domain-containing protein 4 isoform X1, producing MTEYLDFPKINFIRELIRDPLVSKFRMLKTENERFEVALKTVIEHHITVLDTTCQQKNLDRSITLRNNGNESFLSCQYYTAVKQYTESIVCAPESSEELAIAYANRSAALFRLGKFTDCVKDIDRALNLKYPDRLKIKLYKRKKLSFVALGRFGRDTSFQETVNSLEKMDLQKDESKNKLLQLSSVRLISKSPAYALQHLPPTILASNPTIPSASDGVTIKYSKKFGRHLVATRKIKPGEVLILEKPYCSRLNLKNVYTHCSYCLQVSWTMIPCQYCINVAYCSEKCKNKAWDDYHEVECSVVGLLLGHGFNNILWLSLRMAITATEKGTKLDALKQELKTIDDSTDPCTKGYGDDGKFYSDKYRSIYSLTDNIDKCSAVNLIFRPLWTAITVCMLATESRMFGKKLSLHTLAKNQDVMFVGKLILKNIHTLFSNRQSFGPSHGPEGQSLGDAVMAVSNLINHSCDANTIKQWYADCMAVYAVYPIEQGEQVFDNYGPRFNVMEKCIRQRYLNRWHFNCDCLPCANNWPTMHSLPSYRKQEMSEDSKKQLDQIIYRYKVCNLMFDDNIRYLPNILNELLKMINLLFENVQKPCIELMMAISMLKEYYEWSDVIFHYEPIDKF from the exons ATGACCGAATATTTAGATTTCCCTAAGATCAACTTTATCAGGGAACTTATACGTGACCCTTTGGTTTCGAAGTTTAGGATGCTCAAAACTGAAAATGAGCGTTTTGAAGTTGCTTTGAAAACAGTGATCGAGCATCACATTACTGTCTTGGACACTACATGTcagcaaaaaaatttggacCGCTCGATAACATTACGCAACAATGGAAACGAGAGCTTTTTAAGTTGTCAATATTATACAGCTGTGAAACAATACACTGAAAGCATTGTCTGCGCGCCGGAATCTTCTGAAGAATTAGCTATAGCATATGCTAATCGATCTGCAGCTTTGTTCCGATTGGGAAAATTTACTGACTGTGTAAAAGATATCGACAGAGCCTTAAACCTAAAATATCCAGacagattgaaaataaaattatataaacgAAAGAAATTGTCTTTTGTGGCACTGGGTAGATTTGGCAGAGATACATCATTTCAGGAGACTGTCAACTCACTTGAAAAAATGGATCTGCAAAAAGATGAATCTAAAAACAAGCTGCTGCAGTTGAGCTCAGTTCGattgatttcaaaatcacctGCATATGCACTACAACATCTCCCACCCACAATACTCGCCTCAAATCCAACCATTCCTTCTGCCTCTGATGGAGTAACAATTAAGTATTCAAAGAAATTCGGAAGACACCTTGTTGCTACACGCAAAATTAAACCGGGAGAGGTACTCATTCTCGAAAAACCATACTGTTCCAGACTAAAtctgaaaaatgtttataCACACTGCTCATATTGTTTGCAAGTTTCATGGACTATGATCCCGTGTCAATATTGCATCAACGTGGCATATTGttcagaaaaatgtaaaaataaagcTTGGGATGATTATCATGAGGTGGAATGCTCCGTTGTGGGACTGTTGCTAGGTCACGGATTCAATAACATACTTTGGCTAAGCCTGAGGATGGCTATAACAGCAACAGAAAAGGGAACTAAACTCGATGCATTGAAACAGGAACTGAAAACCATTGATGATAGCACAG atcCATGCACTAAAGGATATGGGGACGATGGGAAGTTCTATAGTGACAAATACCGCAGCATCTACAGTCTAACAGATAACATTGATAAATGCTCTGCGGTAAATTTGATATTTAGACCTTTGTGGACAGCGATAACAGTCTGCATGCTTGCAACTGAAAGTCGAATGTTTGGAAAAAAGCTTTCATTGCATACATTGGCAAAAAATCAAGATGTTATGTTTGTCGGAAAGCTGATTTTGAAGAATATACATACTTTATTCAGCAATAGACAGAGC tttGGACCATCGCATGGTCCAGAGGGTCAGAGTCTTGGGGATGCAGTTATGGCTGTTTCTAATCTTATTAATCATTCCTGTGATGCTAACACGATAAAGCAATGGTATGCAGACTGCATGGCTGTATATGCTGTCTATCCAATTGAGCAGGGCGAACAG GTATTTGACAACTATGGCCCACGCTTCAATGTGATGGAAAAATGCATCAGACAGAGATACTTAAATCGTTGGCACTTTAATTGTGATTGTTTGCCTTGTGCAAATAATTGGCCCACAATGCACAGTCTACCCAGCTACAGG AAACAAGAAATGTCTGAAGATAGTAAGAAGCAATTGGACCAgattatatatagatacaaaGTATGCAACTTGATGTTCGATGACAACATACGATACTTGCCAAATATATTGAACGAATTACTGAAAATGATTAATCTACTGTTTGAAAATGTACAGAAACCATGTATCGAATTGATGATGGCAATATCGATGTTGAAAGAATACTACGAGTGGAGTGATGTAATATTTCACTACGAACCaatcgataaattttaa
- the LOC107222043 gene encoding SET and MYND domain-containing protein 4 isoform X2, with translation MIPCQYCINVAYCSEKCKNKAWDDYHEVECSVVGLLLGHGFNNILWLSLRMAITATEKGTKLDALKQELKTIDDSTDPCTKGYGDDGKFYSDKYRSIYSLTDNIDKCSAVNLIFRPLWTAITVCMLATESRMFGKKLSLHTLAKNQDVMFVGKLILKNIHTLFSNRQSFGPSHGPEGQSLGDAVMAVSNLINHSCDANTIKQWYADCMAVYAVYPIEQGEQVFDNYGPRFNVMEKCIRQRYLNRWHFNCDCLPCANNWPTMHSLPSYRKQEMSEDSKKQLDQIIYRYKVCNLMFDDNIRYLPNILNELLKMINLLFENVQKPCIELMMAISMLKEYYEWSDVIFHYEPIDKF, from the exons ATGATCCCGTGTCAATATTGCATCAACGTGGCATATTGttcagaaaaatgtaaaaataaagcTTGGGATGATTATCATGAGGTGGAATGCTCCGTTGTGGGACTGTTGCTAGGTCACGGATTCAATAACATACTTTGGCTAAGCCTGAGGATGGCTATAACAGCAACAGAAAAGGGAACTAAACTCGATGCATTGAAACAGGAACTGAAAACCATTGATGATAGCACAG atcCATGCACTAAAGGATATGGGGACGATGGGAAGTTCTATAGTGACAAATACCGCAGCATCTACAGTCTAACAGATAACATTGATAAATGCTCTGCGGTAAATTTGATATTTAGACCTTTGTGGACAGCGATAACAGTCTGCATGCTTGCAACTGAAAGTCGAATGTTTGGAAAAAAGCTTTCATTGCATACATTGGCAAAAAATCAAGATGTTATGTTTGTCGGAAAGCTGATTTTGAAGAATATACATACTTTATTCAGCAATAGACAGAGC tttGGACCATCGCATGGTCCAGAGGGTCAGAGTCTTGGGGATGCAGTTATGGCTGTTTCTAATCTTATTAATCATTCCTGTGATGCTAACACGATAAAGCAATGGTATGCAGACTGCATGGCTGTATATGCTGTCTATCCAATTGAGCAGGGCGAACAG GTATTTGACAACTATGGCCCACGCTTCAATGTGATGGAAAAATGCATCAGACAGAGATACTTAAATCGTTGGCACTTTAATTGTGATTGTTTGCCTTGTGCAAATAATTGGCCCACAATGCACAGTCTACCCAGCTACAGG AAACAAGAAATGTCTGAAGATAGTAAGAAGCAATTGGACCAgattatatatagatacaaaGTATGCAACTTGATGTTCGATGACAACATACGATACTTGCCAAATATATTGAACGAATTACTGAAAATGATTAATCTACTGTTTGAAAATGTACAGAAACCATGTATCGAATTGATGATGGCAATATCGATGTTGAAAGAATACTACGAGTGGAGTGATGTAATATTTCACTACGAACCaatcgataaattttaa